Proteins encoded together in one Verrucomicrobiia bacterium window:
- the hflX gene encoding GTPase HflX: MHEIQEPSRESALLIGLERPGHDRWAVKDSLEELRELAVSAGAEVLDVISQKRDSPAAATFIGTGKVEELAAKCRDTGANLVIFDDDLSPAQGRNLSEILGLNVKVIDRTELILDIFAQRARTREGKIQVELAQLHYMLPRLAGLWTHLSRQRGGVGSRGPGEQQLEVDRRRVQEKIHRLEDALDEVRKNRRVERGGRQRLHWPLVSIIGYTNSGKSTLMNKLTGAGVLAEDKLFATLDPTARKLRLPNNQNILLSDTVGFLRKLPHHLIDSFKATLEEVVEADLLLHVVDASHPHAHEQIKAVEIVLKELDAWGKSTVVALNKIDKLENGAAVLEGFQREFDRSVPMSAKTGENLDALRDEIANRLSDRRVDVTLSIPQDRAKTIALVYRSGYVTAREMENGNVVLRAQIPKVLAGELTPYVVDESK, encoded by the coding sequence ATGCACGAAATTCAGGAGCCGTCCCGCGAGAGCGCGCTCCTTATCGGTTTGGAGAGACCCGGCCACGACAGGTGGGCTGTGAAAGATTCCCTCGAAGAACTCCGCGAACTCGCGGTCTCCGCCGGCGCCGAAGTTCTCGACGTCATCAGCCAAAAGCGTGACTCACCCGCTGCCGCCACTTTCATCGGGACCGGCAAAGTCGAGGAACTGGCCGCGAAATGTCGCGATACCGGCGCCAACCTTGTGATTTTCGATGACGACCTTTCACCCGCGCAGGGTCGCAACCTCAGCGAAATCCTTGGCTTGAACGTCAAGGTGATCGACCGCACGGAACTCATTCTCGATATCTTCGCGCAACGCGCGCGCACGCGTGAAGGCAAAATTCAGGTGGAACTAGCGCAGCTTCATTACATGCTCCCGCGGCTCGCGGGTTTGTGGACCCACTTGTCGCGTCAACGCGGAGGCGTCGGCTCGCGCGGTCCTGGCGAACAACAGCTCGAAGTTGACCGCCGCCGCGTGCAGGAAAAAATCCATCGCCTGGAAGACGCGTTGGATGAAGTGCGCAAGAACCGGCGCGTTGAGCGGGGCGGCCGGCAACGGTTGCACTGGCCGCTGGTGTCGATCATCGGGTACACGAACTCCGGCAAGAGCACCTTAATGAATAAATTAACGGGCGCAGGCGTGCTCGCGGAGGACAAGCTGTTCGCGACACTTGATCCGACCGCGCGCAAGCTGCGTCTGCCGAACAACCAGAACATACTACTCTCCGATACGGTCGGTTTTCTACGCAAGCTGCCGCATCATCTCATTGACTCATTTAAGGCCACACTGGAAGAGGTCGTGGAGGCCGATCTGCTATTGCATGTCGTGGATGCGAGCCATCCGCATGCGCACGAACAGATCAAGGCCGTTGAGATTGTGTTGAAGGAACTCGACGCTTGGGGTAAATCCACCGTGGTCGCGCTCAACAAAATCGATAAATTGGAAAATGGCGCCGCTGTTCTGGAGGGCTTTCAGCGCGAATTTGACCGGTCGGTACCGATGTCGGCGAAGACCGGTGAAAACCTGGATGCCTTGCGCGACGAAATCGCGAACCGACTGAGCGATCGCCGCGTCGATGTCACGTTGTCGATCCCGCAGGACCGCGCCAAGACGATCGCGCTGGTGTATCGCAGCGGTTACGTCACCGCGCGTGAAATGGAAAACGGCAACGTCGTTCTTCGAGCGCAAATCCCGAAAGTGTTGGCTGGTGAATTAACACCCTATGTTGTGGACGAAAGTAAATAG
- the miaA gene encoding tRNA (adenosine(37)-N6)-dimethylallyltransferase MiaA, whose amino-acid sequence MEEMQTVFLVGPTAVGKSAVALQLARTLDAEIVSADSMQVYRGMDIGTAKPTAEERALVPHHLIDVCDISEVFDAKKFIEMASQAIDSIHARGKKALVVGGTGLYVRALRHGLFEGPARNEELRERLEKMNAVQLFEELERLDPATAKYIDRHNPRRLVRALEVFHETGQPISELQKEWGREKDNRAVASSGFMLNRDREDLHARIERRIEQQIASGWVDEVRRLLESGLEKNATAMQAAGYRELVAHVRGDLSLAEVVALIKTRTRQLAKRQLTWFRREPQLNWLEIGREELPSVTVEHILQGMQHREENSVS is encoded by the coding sequence ATGGAAGAGATGCAAACCGTCTTCCTCGTTGGCCCGACCGCCGTTGGCAAGAGCGCCGTGGCGCTGCAGTTGGCGCGCACTCTGGATGCCGAGATCGTCTCGGCGGACTCGATGCAGGTGTATCGCGGCATGGACATCGGCACCGCCAAGCCGACCGCCGAGGAGCGCGCGCTTGTCCCGCACCATCTCATTGATGTGTGCGACATCAGCGAGGTGTTCGACGCCAAGAAGTTCATCGAGATGGCATCACAAGCCATCGACAGTATCCACGCGCGTGGCAAAAAAGCGCTGGTCGTCGGCGGCACCGGCCTTTACGTACGCGCCTTGCGCCATGGATTATTCGAAGGACCTGCGCGGAATGAGGAATTACGAGAGCGGTTGGAGAAGATGAATGCGGTTCAATTATTCGAAGAACTGGAGCGCCTGGATCCGGCGACGGCAAAGTACATTGATCGACATAACCCGCGCCGCTTGGTCCGCGCGCTTGAGGTATTTCACGAGACCGGCCAGCCAATCAGCGAATTGCAGAAAGAGTGGGGCCGGGAGAAAGACAATCGGGCCGTCGCTTCCTCGGGCTTTATGCTAAACCGTGACCGCGAAGATCTTCATGCGCGTATCGAACGGCGAATCGAACAGCAGATCGCCTCCGGGTGGGTTGATGAAGTCCGCCGGCTATTGGAAAGCGGACTGGAGAAAAACGCCACCGCCATGCAGGCGGCGGGCTACCGGGAATTGGTCGCGCATGTGCGGGGAGATCTCTCGCTCGCGGAGGTGGTCGCGCTGATCAAGACGCGCACGCGGCAACTGGCAAAGCGACAATTGACTTGGTTTCGGCGCGAGCCTCAACTAAACTGGTTGGAGATTGGGCGCGAGGAATTGCCATCAGTTACGGTCGAACACATCCTTCAGGGCATGCAACATAGGGAAGAAAATTCAGTAAGTTGA
- a CDS encoding HYR domain-containing protein produces the protein MSTRRQKKVLISVVTALVLCLEPRLFGAVIHVTNDFPTIQAAINAAGSNDTIQIQAGTYREFLNITAPVRIIGTGSTNCIIHHTNDVLVTITSAGTVELTGMEICGGEVAFGGGFSPTVPCGIIASNTTLSLNDVAVNMTRNFAVTVMDGSLFATNVALYTRIVLVQWDVGFQLKGCFARIYQLTQQAGQIDHTININDPPANFSDVHVENSTIRASHLGYGECIRTYTQSSVVISNCYLYRASGGDAVSIGNQAIGVNGYSNTVVITGNLIDSLPTGIRVFGSIPNSNKIRIEYNDITNCQSNGVVESSMSYEGIDLGGGVAQSAGQNAFSNPGARDVELTGSTGNIHALSNCWTTANPDDSIIDHTDTPALGQVFYTPTYCAPVIVDCVLVPSLVTNVVGLADTVHATVTTNGGPAVGASVVFSVVSGPNSGQGTNVVTDSSGQVSFVYSGNGSMGTDTIRAIATVASVSATGTASKVWIGTPPLVICPADIITNTVAGTCARTLTYNPPASGMPAPVVTLSPPSGSTFLPGITSVTVIASNVSGVAQCSFNVTVNDNELPLIACPADVVTNITLPQTQVNVVFGAPVVSDNCGTVATSCAPASGSAFPLGTNTVTCTAIDVAANTNTCTFRVIVLGLPAPNQPPVALCSNITVNADSNCQATVAALAIDAGSFDNDGTITSRSLGPAGPFDMGTNDVVLTVYDNNGASNTCQAQVIVVDTTPPSLGACTNIFSTAANGVAIAVVNFPTPSASDNCMIATNYCSPASGSVFPIGTTVVTNIAVDTSGNTNTCTFNIIVDAMPPATHDLMVVSITPPKRVTLSESQTNQTKGVKVTIENLGNLVETITDLDMLTNVVTLTVESLGVCPSPAKSLVPPRKGFPVVLAPKKKLTLLYNVAFDCANDPLATTKDADHTDFRYTVTINSVALDGDADLQPSNDVCPRPPNPAIGDKGCGSKDPVTKQLGADVLSDIIVK, from the coding sequence GTGAGCACAAGGCGGCAAAAAAAGGTCCTGATCAGCGTCGTAACGGCGCTGGTGTTGTGCCTTGAGCCGAGACTATTCGGCGCTGTTATTCACGTGACCAATGACTTCCCCACCATCCAAGCGGCGATCAATGCCGCCGGATCAAACGACACGATCCAGATACAAGCCGGCACCTACCGCGAATTCCTGAACATCACAGCCCCTGTGCGTATCATCGGTACAGGTTCCACGAATTGCATTATTCACCATACCAATGACGTCCTCGTGACGATCACTTCGGCTGGCACGGTCGAGCTGACGGGAATGGAGATTTGCGGGGGCGAAGTGGCATTCGGCGGGGGCTTTTCACCAACGGTGCCCTGCGGGATTATTGCGAGCAACACGACGTTGTCGCTCAACGACGTGGCGGTCAACATGACACGCAACTTCGCAGTAACGGTCATGGACGGATCGCTCTTCGCGACGAACGTGGCGCTCTATACGCGGATTGTGCTGGTACAATGGGATGTCGGATTTCAGTTGAAGGGTTGTTTCGCGCGCATCTACCAGCTGACCCAGCAGGCGGGCCAGATCGATCACACGATCAATATCAACGATCCGCCCGCGAACTTTTCCGACGTCCATGTCGAAAACTCTACGATTCGAGCATCGCATTTGGGCTATGGCGAATGCATTCGGACGTACACACAAAGCTCGGTGGTGATCAGCAATTGCTACCTCTATCGCGCCTCCGGCGGTGATGCGGTCAGTATCGGCAACCAGGCGATCGGCGTGAACGGTTATTCCAACACCGTCGTCATCACGGGAAACCTGATCGACTCGCTGCCGACTGGCATCCGCGTCTTCGGCTCGATCCCCAATAGTAACAAGATACGAATCGAGTACAATGACATCACGAATTGCCAGAGCAACGGCGTAGTGGAGTCTTCGATGTCGTATGAAGGAATTGACCTGGGCGGCGGTGTGGCGCAGTCCGCCGGACAAAATGCTTTCTCCAATCCCGGCGCAAGGGACGTGGAGTTGACCGGTTCGACCGGCAACATTCACGCCCTATCCAACTGCTGGACGACCGCCAACCCCGACGACAGCATCATCGACCACACCGACACGCCCGCGCTCGGACAGGTGTTTTACACCCCAACATATTGCGCACCTGTCATCGTCGATTGTGTGCTCGTACCCTCGCTTGTCACCAATGTTGTCGGCCTCGCCGACACGGTTCACGCAACGGTAACTACCAACGGCGGTCCCGCAGTCGGTGCATCTGTTGTTTTCAGTGTAGTCAGTGGTCCGAACTCGGGACAGGGCACGAATGTCGTAACCGACTCCAGCGGACAGGTCAGCTTTGTTTATTCCGGCAATGGCAGCATGGGGACTGATACGATCCGCGCCATTGCCACTGTCGCCAGTGTTTCGGCCACCGGCACAGCCTCCAAAGTATGGATTGGCACCCCGCCGTTGGTCATCTGCCCTGCCGACATTATCACGAATACCGTCGCGGGTACCTGCGCGCGCACACTGACATATAATCCCCCCGCCTCGGGCATGCCGGCTCCGGTTGTCACTCTCAGTCCGCCGAGCGGAAGCACTTTTCTTCCGGGCATCACGAGCGTGACGGTCATCGCGTCCAACGTCTCCGGCGTGGCCCAGTGCTCATTCAATGTCACCGTCAATGATAACGAATTGCCGCTCATCGCCTGCCCCGCCGATGTCGTTACCAACATCACTTTGCCGCAGACGCAAGTGAACGTCGTGTTTGGCGCGCCCGTTGTCAGCGACAACTGCGGCACCGTGGCTACAAGTTGCGCACCCGCCTCCGGCAGCGCTTTCCCCCTGGGCACCAACACCGTGACCTGCACCGCGATTGACGTAGCCGCCAACACCAACACATGCACTTTTCGTGTCATCGTCCTTGGCCTGCCCGCGCCCAACCAGCCACCTGTTGCGCTGTGCAGCAATATTACGGTGAATGCTGACTCGAACTGCCAAGCGACGGTAGCGGCACTGGCAATCGATGCCGGTTCTTTCGACAATGACGGCACGATCACGAGCCGGTCACTCGGCCCGGCCGGACCGTTCGACATGGGTACCAATGATGTCGTGTTAACTGTCTACGACAACAACGGGGCCTCCAATACGTGCCAGGCGCAGGTCATCGTCGTGGATACCACGCCGCCGTCCCTCGGGGCATGCACCAACATTTTCAGTACTGCGGCAAACGGCGTCGCCATCGCCGTTGTCAACTTTCCGACGCCGTCGGCCAGCGATAATTGTATGATTGCCACCAACTATTGTTCACCCGCTTCCGGATCGGTCTTTCCGATCGGGACGACCGTCGTCACGAATATTGCCGTGGACACTTCCGGAAACACCAACACCTGCACCTTCAACATTATCGTGGACGCAATGCCGCCCGCCACACACGACCTGATGGTAGTGAGCATCACGCCGCCGAAAAGAGTCACGCTCAGCGAAAGCCAAACCAATCAAACCAAGGGCGTCAAAGTGACGATTGAAAACCTTGGCAACCTCGTTGAGACTATCACCGACCTGGACATGCTAACAAACGTCGTGACCCTGACCGTCGAATCATTGGGTGTTTGTCCATCGCCGGCGAAATCGCTGGTGCCGCCGAGGAAAGGGTTCCCCGTCGTGCTCGCACCGAAGAAGAAGCTGACGTTGCTGTACAATGTCGCGTTTGATTGCGCAAACGATCCACTCGCGACGACGAAAGATGCAGACCATACTGATTTCCGCTACACCGTGACCATCAACTCGGTCGCATTGGACGGCGACGCAGATTTACAACCGTCCAACGATGTATGCCCGCGTCCGCCCAACCCGGCGATTGGCGACAAGGGTTGCGGAAGCAAAGACCCGGTGACCAAGCAGCTTGGGGCGGATGTGCTCAGCGACATAATCGTGAAGTGA
- a CDS encoding DUF167 domain-containing protein, which produces MKEPQSQTITLSVRVTPRAKRNTVTKMKDGSVKVYVTAPPEDGRANEAVVETIAEWLGVKRRQVTIVSGATGRNKLVRLTGVSQEQIDTA; this is translated from the coding sequence GTGAAAGAGCCGCAGTCGCAGACGATCACGCTCTCGGTGCGAGTTACACCACGCGCCAAGCGCAATACCGTGACAAAGATGAAGGATGGAAGCGTCAAAGTTTACGTCACGGCGCCACCGGAAGACGGTCGCGCGAACGAAGCCGTGGTGGAAACCATCGCCGAATGGCTGGGTGTGAAGCGTCGGCAGGTCACTATCGTGAGCGGAGCGACGGGTCGCAACAAGCTTGTGCGGCTGACCGGCGTATCGCAAGAGCAGATCGATACCGCGTGA
- the msrA gene encoding peptide-methionine (S)-S-oxide reductase MsrA, producing MSQTITNSQANEVITVGGGCFWCTEAVFEQLKGVEKVESGYSGGAVPNPTYEQVCGGDTGHAEVSQITYDPKAISLKTILEVFFTVHDPTTLDRQGNDVGTQYRSVIFYRDDEQKAVAKQVIKEITAAKIWSGHIVTQLSPFKAFYKAEDYHQEYFKLHGRQPYCQMVIAPKVAKFREHFRDKLKDN from the coding sequence ATGAGCCAAACTATTACTAACTCTCAAGCCAACGAAGTCATCACCGTCGGCGGCGGCTGTTTCTGGTGCACCGAAGCCGTCTTCGAACAATTGAAGGGCGTCGAGAAAGTCGAATCGGGTTATTCGGGAGGCGCCGTACCGAATCCCACCTACGAACAGGTCTGCGGCGGCGATACAGGGCACGCCGAAGTAAGCCAGATCACTTACGACCCCAAAGCTATTTCACTCAAGACAATCCTGGAAGTGTTCTTCACCGTGCATGATCCTACGACGCTGGATCGACAGGGAAACGATGTTGGCACGCAGTATCGATCGGTGATCTTTTATCGCGACGACGAACAGAAGGCCGTGGCCAAACAGGTGATCAAGGAAATCACTGCGGCGAAAATTTGGAGCGGCCACATCGTGACGCAACTCTCACCGTTCAAGGCGTTCTACAAGGCCGAGGATTATCATCAGGAGTATTTCAAACTGCACGGGAGGCAGCCCTATTGCCAGATGGTGATCGCGCCAAAGGTGGCGAAGTTTCGCGAGCATTTCCGGGACAAGCTCAAGGATAACTGA
- a CDS encoding fatty acid desaturase translates to MIEELVHTDAERQAEAMPWKEVVAKYQKPSVWRSVWQIVNSIVPYAVLWYLMYLSLSVSYWLVVPLAVLTSGFLVRIFIIFHDCGHGSFFKSRKANDFWGFVTGVITLTPYYLWRWEHAVHHASSGDLDRRGKGDVWTLTVQEYLEASRWKRFAYRLARNPIVLFVIAPAALFLIKHRLPSSGASKRERHSVYWTNLALVGLVSAMISVFGWKAYLLIQVSVVSMAGTAGVWLFYVQHQFEGVYWERRDEWDYTTAALQGSSFYKLPKLLQWFSGNIGFHHIHHLSPRIPNYNLEKCHKAEPLFQTVPPVTLFSSFKSFTFRLWDEQRHRLISYRDLRAIRRQLRQAARL, encoded by the coding sequence ATGATTGAAGAACTAGTCCATACAGATGCCGAGCGACAGGCAGAGGCCATGCCCTGGAAAGAAGTGGTGGCAAAATATCAAAAGCCCTCGGTTTGGCGCAGTGTCTGGCAGATCGTAAACTCGATCGTTCCCTACGCGGTACTTTGGTATTTGATGTATCTCAGTCTGTCGGTGTCCTATTGGCTTGTCGTCCCCCTCGCAGTTCTTACTTCCGGGTTTTTGGTCCGTATCTTCATCATTTTCCACGATTGCGGTCATGGCTCATTTTTCAAATCGCGCAAAGCGAATGATTTTTGGGGATTTGTCACGGGCGTAATAACGCTCACGCCATATTACCTCTGGCGGTGGGAACACGCGGTGCATCATGCCAGTTCGGGTGACTTGGATCGGCGTGGCAAGGGCGATGTGTGGACGCTGACAGTTCAGGAGTATTTGGAGGCGTCGCGCTGGAAGCGGTTCGCTTATCGCTTGGCGCGCAATCCGATCGTGCTGTTTGTCATTGCCCCCGCGGCCTTGTTTCTCATCAAGCATCGCCTACCTTCCTCGGGCGCCAGCAAACGCGAGCGGCATTCCGTATACTGGACGAACCTTGCTCTTGTGGGCCTGGTCAGTGCCATGATTTCCGTCTTCGGCTGGAAGGCTTACCTGTTGATTCAGGTCAGTGTGGTGTCAATGGCCGGTACGGCTGGCGTGTGGTTGTTTTACGTGCAGCATCAATTTGAGGGAGTTTACTGGGAACGCCGCGACGAGTGGGACTACACGACGGCGGCGCTGCAGGGCAGCTCCTTCTACAAACTGCCCAAGTTACTGCAATGGTTCTCGGGCAACATTGGCTTCCATCACATTCATCACCTTAGCCCGCGGATTCCCAACTACAACCTGGAAAAATGCCACAAAGCCGAACCACTCTTTCAGACCGTGCCCCCCGTGACCCTGTTCTCCAGCTTCAAATCATTCACCTTCCGCCTCTGGGACGAACAGCGCCACCGGCTTATCAGCTACAGGGATCTCAGGGCCATTCGCCGTCAACTGCGCCAAGCCGCGCGGCTCTGA
- a CDS encoding DUF255 domain-containing protein: MKNLRRGLVALSFFIFTAHAFATDVPDSVNIAKAREKGRQQLFQWVPWTDDNFARAKQERRFILLDCAAEWCHWCHVMDATTYLDPDIGRTLSNRFVAIRVDIDARPDLAERYGAWGWPATVIFSPDAEELGKFRGYLAPEELKTALAGIERANPIAQGYIGANPSAAVDALDWIGARVTHDLDDWYDPNEGGWGRQQKAPLGANIEFELRRAAHGDGRAMQRAVFSLEKQRALIDPVWGGIYQYSAASKWNEPHFEKLMAYQAANLEAAARVCQATGNKAFLADARKIDSYLEKFFTSTNGTFFATQDADLNAHEKDKPFVDGHTYYALDDVGRRKLGFPRIDTHVYARENGLAIAALSTLYELTQDEAVLKRARRAADAILASHVTDNGSVWHDADRKTGPFYLADAAALGWGLVRLGSASGDSRYGLAAKRIAEATVKNFVDAKSGGYFEHTADENAAGVFAHRQQPFVHNVMCARFFANLSPGETIWRERARHILAAIATPRAFDDQGRMVGEYLLALDDAGAYSW, encoded by the coding sequence ATGAAAAACCTCAGGCGCGGACTTGTCGCACTCAGTTTCTTCATTTTCACGGCACACGCCTTCGCCACCGACGTTCCCGACAGCGTTAACATCGCCAAGGCCCGCGAGAAGGGGCGCCAACAGCTTTTCCAATGGGTCCCGTGGACGGACGACAACTTCGCCCGCGCCAAACAGGAACGCCGCTTCATCCTTCTCGATTGCGCCGCCGAATGGTGCCACTGGTGCCATGTCATGGACGCGACGACCTACCTGGATCCCGACATCGGGCGCACCCTCAGCAACCGCTTCGTGGCGATCCGCGTCGATATCGACGCGCGACCCGACCTCGCCGAACGCTACGGCGCATGGGGTTGGCCCGCCACTGTTATTTTCTCGCCCGATGCCGAGGAACTGGGAAAATTCCGCGGCTATCTCGCGCCGGAAGAATTGAAAACCGCGTTGGCCGGCATCGAGCGCGCAAATCCGATCGCCCAGGGATACATCGGCGCGAATCCATCCGCCGCCGTCGATGCCCTCGATTGGATTGGCGCGCGCGTCACACACGACCTTGACGATTGGTATGACCCGAACGAAGGAGGGTGGGGACGCCAACAAAAAGCTCCGCTGGGCGCGAACATCGAATTTGAACTTCGCCGCGCGGCGCATGGCGACGGCCGTGCGATGCAACGGGCCGTCTTCAGCCTCGAAAAACAGCGCGCGCTGATCGACCCGGTTTGGGGCGGCATCTACCAGTATTCCGCGGCGAGCAAATGGAACGAGCCGCATTTCGAGAAATTGATGGCGTATCAGGCAGCCAACCTCGAGGCGGCGGCGCGCGTCTGCCAAGCCACGGGCAACAAAGCGTTTCTCGCCGATGCGCGGAAGATCGACAGCTATCTCGAGAAGTTTTTCACCTCCACCAACGGTACGTTCTTCGCCACGCAGGACGCGGACCTCAACGCGCACGAAAAAGACAAACCGTTCGTGGATGGTCACACCTACTACGCTCTCGACGACGTCGGCCGACGTAAACTGGGTTTTCCGCGCATTGACACGCACGTATACGCCCGCGAAAACGGCCTCGCCATCGCCGCGCTCAGCACCCTGTACGAACTCACACAGGATGAAGCCGTGTTGAAACGCGCCCGCCGCGCCGCCGACGCCATTCTCGCTTCCCACGTGACTGACAACGGTAGTGTGTGGCACGATGCCGACCGAAAGACCGGCCCGTTCTATCTCGCGGACGCAGCGGCGTTGGGCTGGGGACTCGTACGGCTGGGGTCAGCGAGCGGCGATTCGCGTTATGGTCTCGCGGCAAAACGCATTGCGGAGGCGACCGTGAAGAATTTTGTTGATGCAAAGTCGGGCGGATATTTCGAGCACACGGCGGACGAGAACGCCGCCGGCGTTTTTGCGCACCGCCAACAGCCATTCGTCCATAATGTGATGTGCGCGCGATTCTTCGCGAATCTCAGCCCGGGCGAAACCATTTGGCGCGAACGCGCCCGGCACATCCTCGCCGCCATCGCCACGCCCCGCGCCTTTGACGACCAGGGACGCATGGTGGGCGAGTACCTGCTCGCCCTCGACGACGCCGGCGCCTATTCGTGGTGA
- a CDS encoding DNA-binding domain-containing protein, whose protein sequence is MKRSKPTSSFVSSSKKPRRPKVAPARQLGEVQAAMANAIMRPLAARDRMQKSSVVVAEAIIKPNDRLTSFERLEIYNRQYWFRILDCFYDDYPGLRAVLGDRKFERLARAYLARYPSESFSLRNLGRRVESFLRAEPKWIAPHQRLALDMVRIEWANIVAFDEAAKPTIDIDDLLGRDPSRVRLALQPYITLLEVRYPVDDLLIAAKKGDDRLRGEASNAVALQHKRARRISFRGLKPRRLYIAVHRMECSVYYKSLACEQFAILQALQQGASIEKACAYLENRRPPAGKDWASELQHWFKEWSSFGWFCRR, encoded by the coding sequence ATGAAGCGCTCAAAGCCAACCAGTTCATTCGTCAGCTCGAGCAAAAAACCGCGTCGGCCTAAAGTTGCGCCGGCCCGGCAACTCGGCGAAGTGCAAGCGGCCATGGCGAACGCGATCATGCGACCACTCGCGGCGCGCGATCGGATGCAAAAGTCTTCCGTGGTCGTCGCTGAGGCCATCATCAAGCCCAACGACCGCCTTACGTCCTTCGAACGCCTGGAAATCTACAACCGCCAGTACTGGTTTCGCATTCTCGATTGCTTTTACGATGATTACCCCGGCTTGCGCGCCGTCCTCGGTGATCGGAAATTCGAGCGGCTGGCTCGCGCCTATCTCGCGCGTTATCCATCGGAATCGTTCTCGCTTCGCAATCTCGGTCGTCGCGTGGAAAGTTTTTTGCGCGCAGAACCGAAATGGATCGCGCCGCATCAGCGGCTGGCGCTCGATATGGTGCGGATCGAATGGGCCAACATCGTCGCCTTCGACGAGGCGGCGAAGCCAACCATTGATATCGACGATTTACTGGGTCGCGATCCCTCCAGGGTGCGTCTCGCATTGCAGCCCTATATCACTCTGCTGGAAGTCCGTTATCCCGTGGACGATTTGCTCATCGCCGCCAAGAAGGGCGACGACCGTCTGCGGGGCGAGGCGAGCAACGCCGTCGCATTGCAGCACAAGCGGGCCCGGCGTATCAGCTTTCGTGGGCTGAAACCGCGGCGGCTGTACATCGCGGTCCATCGAATGGAGTGCTCGGTCTATTACAAGTCGCTCGCCTGCGAACAATTCGCAATTTTGCAGGCGCTCCAGCAAGGCGCGTCGATTGAGAAGGCTTGCGCCTACCTTGAAAATCGCCGCCCGCCGGCCGGGAAAGATTGGGCATCCGAATTGCAGCATTGGTTCAAGGAATGGAGCTCTTTCGGTTGGTTTTGCCGGCGATGA
- a CDS encoding DUF692 domain-containing protein — MPANRFNGFTDYGIGIGLRVPHYQHILTRKPVVDWFEIISENFMVDGGRPLQVLDQILEQYRVVQHGVSMYFGSADKLNREHLKRLKTLVKRTKTPWLSDHLCWGSVDGRYTHDLLPMPYTFEAAKVTAQKVREVRDFLEIPIAVENVSSYAEFHVSEMTEWEFLTEVVERADCGILLDVNNIYVSSKNHNFNPYDYVNNVPHRRVAQIHIAGHSKFKKYILDTHDHPVLDPVWELYSRAVKLVGTTATLLEWDDRIPSFDEVHHEALKANQFIRQLEQKTASA, encoded by the coding sequence ATGCCGGCCAATCGCTTCAACGGATTCACCGATTACGGTATCGGCATCGGCTTGCGCGTGCCGCATTATCAGCACATCCTCACGCGCAAACCCGTCGTCGATTGGTTCGAGATCATCTCCGAAAATTTCATGGTCGATGGTGGCCGTCCCTTGCAGGTCCTTGACCAGATCCTCGAACAATACCGGGTCGTGCAGCACGGCGTCTCGATGTACTTCGGTTCCGCCGATAAGTTGAACCGCGAGCACCTCAAACGCCTCAAGACCCTGGTCAAGCGGACCAAGACACCGTGGTTGTCCGATCATCTCTGCTGGGGCAGCGTCGATGGCCGTTACACCCACGACCTGCTGCCGATGCCCTACACGTTTGAAGCCGCGAAGGTCACCGCGCAAAAAGTCCGCGAGGTGCGCGATTTCCTCGAGATACCGATTGCCGTCGAAAACGTCAGCAGCTACGCCGAGTTTCATGTCTCGGAGATGACCGAATGGGAGTTCCTCACAGAGGTCGTCGAGCGGGCCGACTGCGGCATTCTGCTCGACGTGAATAACATCTACGTCTCCTCGAAGAATCACAATTTCAATCCCTACGATTACGTCAACAACGTCCCGCACCGCCGCGTCGCGCAAATCCACATCGCCGGCCATTCCAAATTCAAAAAATATATTCTCGACACCCACGATCATCCGGTGCTGGACCCCGTGTGGGAACTTTATTCCCGCGCCGTCAAACTGGTCGGCACCACCGCCACGTTGTTGGAGTGGGACGATCGCATTCCGTCGTTCGACGAGGTTCACCATGAAGCGCTCAAAGCCAACCAGTTCATTCGTCAGCTCGAGCAAAAAACCGCGTCGGCCTAA